A single uncultured Methanolobus sp. DNA region contains:
- a CDS encoding calcium/sodium antiporter, giving the protein MLVTIVLLLVSLVMITKGADWFVESAVTISEKSGIPKIIIGATIVSFATTAPEFTVSAMAAYMDHVEMTVGNAVGSAICNIGLILGLIIAIKAIPIEVHGFKRKGGFMLGSALLLLAISLDGTVTSFDGILLLLVFLGFMYYNFRLQRAVFDGNEELREKVPLSQLKKDILLFIAGAALVVIGSRILVDAGITIAEWLGIPEMIIALTLVALGTSLPELITAVSATLKGHQDISIGNILGANTMDIALILGASSQIRPLTILQQSLNYDFPLMIVLMLILIIFGITGKKLDRWEGGVILGVYFGYVVGLFTLYN; this is encoded by the coding sequence ATGCTTGTAACGATTGTATTATTGCTTGTAAGCCTTGTGATGATCACAAAAGGAGCAGACTGGTTTGTGGAGTCTGCCGTAACAATTTCCGAAAAAAGTGGCATCCCTAAAATTATAATTGGAGCTACCATTGTCAGCTTTGCCACCACGGCGCCCGAATTTACAGTTTCGGCTATGGCAGCATATATGGACCACGTTGAGATGACGGTCGGCAATGCCGTAGGTTCTGCCATATGCAACATAGGACTTATTCTGGGTCTGATCATCGCCATTAAAGCAATACCCATAGAGGTACATGGTTTTAAGCGTAAGGGAGGATTCATGCTAGGATCTGCCCTGCTTCTGTTAGCCATTTCACTGGACGGAACTGTAACATCATTTGATGGAATACTGTTGCTTCTTGTATTCCTTGGATTCATGTACTACAATTTCCGCTTGCAACGTGCTGTTTTTGACGGAAACGAGGAACTCAGGGAAAAAGTACCGCTCAGCCAGTTGAAGAAAGACATACTTCTATTCATTGCAGGTGCAGCACTTGTAGTTATCGGAAGCCGAATACTTGTCGATGCAGGAATAACCATTGCAGAATGGCTTGGGATCCCTGAGATGATCATTGCCCTTACACTGGTTGCACTTGGAACATCACTGCCGGAACTTATAACTGCAGTTTCGGCCACCTTAAAAGGACATCAGGACATATCCATAGGAAACATACTTGGTGCAAACACCATGGATATTGCACTGATCCTCGGAGCATCCTCACAGATAAGACCACTTACAATATTGCAACAATCCCTCAATTATGATTTCCCGTTAATGATCGTGCTGATGCTCATTCTGATAATCTTCGGCATCACAGGGAAGAAACTGGATAGATGGGAAGGCGGAGTAATTCTTGGAGTATATTTCGGATATGTGGTCGGCCTGTTCACGCTTTACAACTAA
- a CDS encoding PEF-CTERM sorting domain-containing protein — protein MIFSCMLISPVSGQTYGGVEFSSGESSFADEIVEYQLNGGAAEGNISNILGIPDRKSVSLGAYGYVVVKFTDNALACSGDEQNDLVVYEAGNSAQEIVEVFISTDGNEWIKVGTGNRKSFFDIDAVEGVNYGEKYSYVKIVDYTGLNIGSSFEGADMDAVGAITSTSPASNEENNNEPPVSRTEVPEFPTIALPVLAIMGLALIYGKKEQ, from the coding sequence ATGATATTTTCCTGCATGCTGATAAGCCCGGTATCAGGACAAACTTACGGAGGAGTGGAGTTTAGCTCAGGTGAATCTTCTTTTGCAGATGAGATAGTTGAATATCAACTGAATGGTGGCGCAGCAGAAGGAAACATCAGCAATATACTTGGAATACCTGACAGGAAATCCGTAAGTCTTGGAGCCTATGGATATGTAGTCGTCAAATTTACAGACAATGCACTTGCATGTTCAGGCGATGAACAGAACGATCTGGTAGTCTATGAAGCTGGAAATTCCGCCCAGGAAATCGTTGAAGTATTTATCAGTACAGATGGAAACGAATGGATCAAAGTGGGGACAGGCAACAGAAAGAGTTTCTTTGACATTGACGCTGTTGAAGGAGTGAACTATGGAGAAAAATACAGCTATGTCAAAATTGTAGACTACACCGGACTTAACATCGGTAGTTCATTTGAAGGCGCTGACATGGACGCAGTAGGAGCCATAACTTCAACAAGCCCTGCATCAAATGAAGAGAACAACAATGAACCTCCCGTATCCCGGACCGAAGTTCCTGAGTTCCCTACAATAGCCCTTCCGGTACTTGCAATTATGGGACTTGCTCTGATCTACGGAAAGAAGGAGCAGTAA